A single region of the Agromyces sp. Leaf222 genome encodes:
- a CDS encoding branched-chain amino acid ABC transporter permease has product MIRLFGVILAVTAAMLGVFALSASPAMAAEGDPYRISGNVQLDGEPLEGVVLVIDGPGGEQEVETDENGQWRVSVPEKDDYTVTLDEDSLPEGIAVVDPEDDSPNEKDVTVGAGGRVTVNFFIGEGERNVTSIWDQFIQRFVQGLNFGLMLALAAVGLSLVFGTTGISNFAHGEMVTFGAVAASFLVSAGSMALPLWIGLPLAVVVSAGLGLLLDVILWRPLRRKRVGVVQLMIVSIGLSLAMRYTFQFFIGGGTTQLPYATAPKMSFGPVQLSGIDIASIAISIIVIVGFAIWLTSSRLGKATRAISDNPSLASASGIDVDHVVRVVWIIAGALAGLAGILYAYYRPGIKWDMGAQVLLLMFAAVTLGGLGTAYGALIGSLIVGVIVEVSGLWIPDDLKYAGALVILIVILLFRPQGILGRRERIG; this is encoded by the coding sequence ATGATCAGGCTGTTCGGCGTCATCCTCGCCGTCACAGCCGCCATGCTCGGCGTCTTCGCACTCTCCGCATCCCCGGCCATGGCGGCCGAGGGCGACCCGTACCGCATCAGCGGCAACGTCCAACTCGACGGTGAACCGCTCGAAGGCGTCGTCCTGGTGATCGACGGTCCGGGGGGTGAACAAGAGGTCGAGACCGACGAGAACGGCCAGTGGCGCGTGAGCGTGCCCGAGAAGGACGACTACACCGTCACGCTCGACGAGGACAGCCTTCCCGAGGGCATCGCGGTCGTCGATCCCGAAGACGACAGCCCCAATGAGAAGGACGTCACGGTCGGCGCCGGCGGGCGTGTGACCGTGAACTTCTTCATCGGCGAGGGCGAACGCAACGTCACCAGCATCTGGGACCAGTTCATCCAGCGCTTCGTGCAGGGCCTGAACTTCGGCCTGATGCTCGCGCTCGCGGCCGTCGGCCTGTCGCTCGTGTTCGGCACGACCGGCATCTCGAACTTCGCGCACGGCGAGATGGTCACGTTCGGCGCCGTCGCGGCATCCTTCCTGGTGAGTGCCGGGTCGATGGCACTGCCGCTCTGGATCGGCCTTCCGCTCGCGGTCGTGGTGAGCGCGGGGCTCGGGCTCCTGCTCGACGTGATCCTCTGGCGGCCGCTGCGGCGCAAGCGCGTCGGCGTCGTGCAGCTCATGATCGTGAGCATCGGCCTCTCGCTCGCGATGCGGTACACCTTCCAGTTCTTCATCGGCGGCGGCACCACGCAGCTGCCGTACGCGACGGCTCCGAAGATGTCGTTCGGGCCGGTCCAGCTCAGCGGCATCGACATCGCGTCGATCGCGATCTCGATCATCGTGATCGTCGGCTTCGCGATCTGGCTCACGAGCTCCCGGCTCGGCAAGGCCACGCGCGCCATCAGCGACAACCCGTCGCTCGCCTCCGCATCCGGCATCGACGTCGACCACGTCGTGCGCGTCGTCTGGATCATCGCGGGCGCGCTCGCGGGCCTCGCCGGCATCCTGTACGCGTACTACCGTCCGGGCATCAAGTGGGACATGGGCGCGCAGGTGCTGCTGCTCATGTTCGCCGCGGTCACCCTCGGCGGTCTCGGCACGGCCTACGGCGCGCTCATCGGCTCGCTCATCGTGGGCGTGATCGTCGAGGTGTCCGGCCTCTGGATCCCCGACGACCTCAAGTACGCGGGTGCCCTCGTCATCCTCATCGTCATCCTGCTGTTCCGGCCACAGGGCATCCTGGGCCGACGAGAGAGAATCGGTTAG
- a CDS encoding branched-chain amino acid ABC transporter permease encodes MDWIQIFSNTASSILSPATIGYALAALGLAVHFGYAGLLNMGIAGFMAIGAYGYAISILTFDLPWWLAAIIGLAASAVFALILGVPTLRLRGDYLAIVTIAAAEVVRLLFLTTAFDEVTGSADGLSGYHQSFRDSNPIPEGTYGFGPWVYNANDWWVRILGLATLAIAVLVVWMLMRSPWGRVLKGIREDEDAVRALGKNAFAYKLQALVLGGVLAAAGGIVYALPSAVSPGVYVTSLTFFVWTALLLGGAATVFGPLLGSLIFWVLQTFLSNFLPALVQAGVLPFMTQIQAGTLRFILVGVALMLLVIFMPQGLLGNKKELTFVK; translated from the coding sequence ATGGACTGGATTCAGATCTTCTCCAATACGGCATCGTCGATCCTCAGCCCCGCCACGATCGGCTACGCGCTCGCTGCCCTCGGCCTCGCGGTGCACTTCGGATACGCCGGCCTGCTCAACATGGGCATCGCCGGCTTCATGGCCATCGGCGCCTACGGCTACGCGATCTCGATTCTGACGTTCGACCTGCCCTGGTGGCTGGCTGCGATCATCGGCCTCGCGGCATCGGCGGTCTTCGCCCTCATCCTCGGTGTGCCGACGCTGCGACTGCGGGGCGACTACCTCGCCATCGTGACCATCGCGGCCGCCGAGGTCGTACGCCTGCTGTTCCTGACGACGGCGTTCGACGAGGTCACCGGCTCGGCCGACGGCCTCAGCGGGTATCACCAGAGCTTCCGAGACTCCAACCCGATCCCCGAAGGCACGTACGGCTTCGGCCCGTGGGTCTACAACGCGAACGACTGGTGGGTCCGCATCCTCGGCCTGGCCACGCTCGCGATCGCCGTGCTCGTCGTCTGGATGCTCATGCGCAGCCCGTGGGGCCGCGTGCTCAAGGGCATCCGCGAAGACGAAGACGCGGTGCGCGCCCTCGGCAAGAACGCGTTCGCCTACAAGCTGCAGGCGCTCGTGCTCGGCGGCGTCCTCGCCGCGGCCGGCGGCATCGTCTACGCACTGCCCTCCGCGGTCAGCCCCGGCGTGTACGTGACCTCGCTCACGTTCTTCGTCTGGACGGCGCTGCTGCTGGGTGGCGCGGCGACGGTCTTCGGACCGCTGCTCGGCTCACTCATCTTCTGGGTGCTGCAGACCTTCCTCAGCAACTTCCTGCCCGCACTCGTGCAGGCCGGTGTGCTGCCGTTCATGACGCAGATCCAGGCGGGCACCCTGCGCTTCATCCTCGTGGGTGTCGCGCTCATGCTGCTCGTGATCTTCATGCCGCAGGGCCTCCTCGGCAACAAGAAGGAGCTGACCTTTGTCAAGTGA
- a CDS encoding ABC transporter ATP-binding protein → MHVGDAKPGVAKVDPIIVADGVRRTFGGLTAVDVEHLEIPRGAITALIGPNGAGKTTLFNLLTGFDKPNEGTWTFDGRSLSGVPAFKVARMGQVRTFQLTKALGLLTVLDNMKLGAKGQRGERFWQSLIPAAWRGQDTQIEKRAMGLLAKFKLDTKAGDFAASLSGGQRKLLEMARALMSEPKLVMLDEPMAGVNPALTQSLLDHILDLKDEGMTVLFVEHDMHMVRHIADWVIVMAEGRVVAEGDPYTVMQDPAVIDAYLGAHQELDLGVVTGRVTAEEADPTTDAAASTAIDAEALANAGIAEAEAEFGADSKEKDQ, encoded by the coding sequence CTGCACGTCGGCGACGCCAAGCCCGGCGTCGCCAAGGTCGATCCGATCATCGTCGCCGACGGCGTGCGTCGCACGTTCGGCGGCCTCACCGCCGTCGATGTCGAGCACCTCGAGATCCCGCGCGGCGCCATCACGGCCCTCATCGGCCCGAACGGCGCCGGCAAGACGACGCTGTTCAACCTGCTGACCGGGTTCGACAAGCCCAACGAGGGCACGTGGACCTTCGACGGCCGCTCGCTCTCGGGCGTGCCGGCCTTCAAGGTCGCCCGCATGGGCCAGGTGCGCACGTTCCAGCTGACGAAGGCGCTCGGCCTGCTCACCGTGCTCGACAACATGAAGCTCGGCGCAAAGGGCCAGCGCGGCGAACGCTTCTGGCAGAGCCTGATCCCCGCCGCCTGGCGTGGACAGGACACCCAGATCGAGAAGCGCGCGATGGGCCTGCTCGCCAAGTTCAAGCTCGACACAAAGGCCGGCGACTTCGCGGCCAGCCTGTCAGGCGGGCAGCGCAAGCTGCTCGAGATGGCGCGGGCGCTCATGAGCGAGCCCAAGCTCGTCATGCTCGACGAGCCGATGGCCGGCGTCAACCCGGCGCTGACGCAGTCGCTGCTCGACCACATCCTCGACCTGAAGGACGAGGGCATGACCGTGCTCTTCGTCGAGCACGACATGCACATGGTCCGCCACATCGCGGACTGGGTGATCGTCATGGCCGAGGGCCGCGTGGTCGCCGAGGGCGACCCGTACACCGTCATGCAGGACCCGGCGGTCATCGACGCCTACCTCGGCGCCCACCAGGAGCTCGACCTCGGGGTCGTGACCGGTCGGGTCACCGCCGAAGAGGCGGACCCGACGACGGATGCCGCGGCATCCACCGCGATCGACGCGGAGGCGCTCGCGAACGCAGGCATCGCCGAAGCCGAAGCCGAGTTCGGCGCAGACAGCAAGGAGAAGGACCAGTGA
- a CDS encoding ABC transporter ATP-binding protein: protein MTNATATGTPVVVVEEVHAGYLPGVNILNGCSLVAEQGELIGIIGPNGAGKSTLLKAIFGQVNVREGSITLEGEDITGLKANKLVARGVGFIPQTNNVFPSLTIEENLQMGLFQAPGMYKERLEFVTGIFSELGKRLKQRAGSLSGGERQMVAMSRALMMDPKVLLLDEPSAGLSPVRQDEAFIRVSEINKAGVTCIMVEQNARRCLQICDRGYVLDQGRDAYTGTGRQLLNDPKVTELYLGTLGT, encoded by the coding sequence GTGACGAACGCCACCGCGACCGGCACGCCCGTCGTCGTCGTCGAGGAGGTGCACGCCGGCTACCTTCCCGGGGTCAACATCCTGAACGGCTGCTCCCTCGTCGCCGAGCAGGGCGAGCTCATCGGCATCATCGGCCCGAACGGCGCCGGCAAGTCGACGCTCCTCAAGGCGATCTTCGGGCAGGTCAACGTGCGCGAGGGCTCGATCACGCTCGAGGGCGAGGACATCACGGGCCTCAAGGCGAACAAGCTGGTGGCACGCGGCGTCGGGTTCATCCCCCAGACGAACAACGTGTTCCCGAGCCTGACCATCGAGGAGAACCTGCAGATGGGGCTCTTTCAAGCCCCCGGCATGTACAAGGAACGCCTCGAGTTCGTCACGGGCATCTTCTCGGAGCTCGGCAAGCGCCTGAAGCAGCGTGCCGGATCCCTGTCGGGCGGCGAGCGCCAGATGGTCGCCATGAGCCGTGCGCTCATGATGGACCCGAAGGTGCTGCTGCTCGACGAGCCGTCGGCCGGCCTCTCCCCTGTTCGTCAAGACGAGGCGTTCATCCGCGTCTCCGAGATCAACAAGGCGGGCGTGACCTGCATCATGGTCGAGCAGAACGCGAGGCGCTGCCTGCAGATCTGCGACCGCGGCTACGTGCTCGATCAGGGTCGCGACGCCTACACGGGCACCGGGCGCCAGCTGTTGAACGACCCGAAGGTCACCGAGCTCTACCTCGGCACGCTCGGCACCTGA
- a CDS encoding ABC transporter substrate-binding protein, whose amino-acid sequence MSVFGTSRPARSRGKVWAGVAVAATSALLLSACASGETDSGSDDSSGQRDELALTIGTALPQTGNLAFLGPPEEAGVAYATSQINAATADTGLTLDVVYGDSGDTDNKAYETEIPRLLGEDVSAIIGAASSGTSLQFIDQVVGAGVIQFSPANTSDAFTTYDDNGLYFRTAPSDVLQGEVLGNLIAEDGNQTLGLIVLNDSYGTGLAKYITEAFEAAGGEVVAAPTYNTGDTTFDAQISEVLAADPDAIALVTFDEVSTILPSLFGQFPADKLYFVDGNLKNFADAFPTGSLTGAKGTLPGLTIDSISDFTGELDSFLEEEGTPALEDYSYAAESFDSTVLLALASLAANSTDSAAIAEKLIEVSGGAGDGEKCSSFAECADIIVGGGTADYDGISGPITFDEVGDPTEASIGIYQYGDDNNYAAYEG is encoded by the coding sequence ATGAGCGTATTCGGCACGTCCCGACCCGCTCGTTCGCGCGGCAAGGTCTGGGCAGGGGTCGCGGTCGCCGCGACCAGCGCCCTTCTCCTGTCCGCCTGCGCGAGCGGCGAGACCGATTCCGGATCGGACGACAGCTCGGGCCAGCGCGACGAGCTGGCCCTCACCATCGGCACGGCCCTGCCGCAGACCGGTAACCTGGCCTTCCTCGGCCCGCCCGAAGAGGCCGGCGTCGCCTACGCGACGTCGCAGATCAACGCCGCAACGGCCGACACCGGGCTGACCCTCGACGTCGTCTACGGCGACTCGGGCGACACCGACAACAAGGCCTACGAGACCGAGATCCCCCGCCTCCTCGGCGAAGACGTCTCCGCCATCATCGGTGCGGCGTCCTCGGGCACCTCGCTCCAGTTCATCGACCAGGTCGTCGGTGCGGGCGTCATCCAGTTCTCGCCGGCCAACACGTCCGACGCGTTCACGACGTACGACGACAACGGCCTGTACTTCCGTACGGCTCCGTCCGACGTGCTCCAGGGCGAGGTCCTCGGCAACCTGATCGCTGAAGACGGCAACCAGACGCTCGGCCTCATCGTCCTGAACGACTCGTACGGCACCGGCCTCGCGAAGTACATCACCGAGGCCTTCGAGGCCGCCGGTGGCGAGGTCGTCGCAGCACCCACGTACAACACGGGTGACACGACGTTCGACGCACAGATCAGCGAAGTCCTCGCGGCCGACCCCGACGCCATCGCACTGGTGACGTTCGACGAGGTCTCGACCATCCTGCCCAGCCTCTTCGGACAGTTCCCGGCCGACAAGCTCTACTTCGTCGACGGCAACCTGAAGAACTTCGCGGACGCGTTCCCCACCGGCTCCCTCACGGGCGCCAAGGGCACCCTGCCCGGTCTGACGATCGACTCGATCTCCGACTTCACGGGTGAGCTCGACTCGTTCCTCGAAGAAGAAGGCACCCCGGCACTCGAGGACTACAGCTACGCAGCTGAGTCGTTCGACTCCACCGTGCTCCTCGCCCTCGCCTCGCTCGCGGCGAACTCGACCGACTCGGCGGCCATCGCCGAGAAGCTGATCGAGGTCTCCGGAGGCGCCGGCGACGGCGAGAAGTGCTCCTCGTTCGCCGAGTGCGCCGACATCATCGTCGGTGGCGGCACGGCAGACTACGACGGCATCTCCGGCCCGATCACCTTCGACGAGGTCGGCGACCCGACCGAGGCGTCGATCGGCATCTACCAGTACGGCGACGACAACAACTACGCCGCCTACGAGGGTTGA
- the rarD gene encoding EamA family transporter RarD — MTGTTSRGGEVSRPGLAYAIASYVLWGFLPIYFLALAPTGPFEIVGWRVVLSLVFCALLLTVTRAWRPFTALLRDRRIVLTMGLAGVLIYVNWQTYVYAAVSGQVVEAALGYFINPIVTVFLGVLVLRERLNATQWVAVGISIVAVIVLAIGYGQPPWIALVLAFSFGTYGLIKKRVGPKVDAVSGLTLETAWLAPLAIVILVVVGSTSGISLGTLGTWHTVLLLCAGAVTAVPLLLFAAASRRLPLIYMGFIQYFAPFIQFLVGVVVLQEPMPLERWIGFGLVWLALLVLTFDLVRGARGARAARRQVVELT, encoded by the coding sequence ATCACCGGCACGACATCGAGGGGAGGCGAGGTCAGCCGTCCTGGCCTCGCCTACGCGATCGCGTCGTACGTGCTCTGGGGCTTCCTGCCGATCTACTTCCTGGCGCTCGCGCCCACGGGCCCGTTCGAGATCGTCGGATGGCGCGTGGTGCTCTCGCTGGTCTTCTGCGCCCTGCTGCTCACGGTGACGCGCGCCTGGCGGCCGTTCACCGCCCTGCTGCGCGATCGCCGCATCGTGCTCACGATGGGGTTGGCCGGCGTGCTCATCTACGTCAACTGGCAGACCTACGTCTACGCCGCCGTCTCCGGCCAGGTCGTCGAGGCCGCGCTCGGCTACTTCATCAACCCGATCGTCACCGTGTTCCTCGGCGTGCTCGTGCTGCGTGAGCGCCTGAATGCCACGCAGTGGGTCGCCGTGGGCATCTCGATCGTCGCGGTGATCGTGCTCGCCATCGGATACGGCCAGCCGCCGTGGATCGCCCTCGTGCTGGCGTTCTCGTTCGGCACGTACGGCCTGATCAAGAAGCGCGTCGGGCCGAAGGTGGATGCCGTGTCCGGCCTCACGCTCGAGACCGCGTGGCTCGCCCCGCTGGCGATCGTGATCCTCGTGGTCGTCGGGTCGACCTCGGGCATCTCGCTCGGCACGCTCGGCACGTGGCACACCGTGCTGCTGCTCTGCGCCGGAGCGGTGACCGCCGTGCCGCTGCTCCTGTTCGCGGCGGCCTCGCGCCGCCTGCCGCTCATCTACATGGGGTTCATCCAGTACTTCGCCCCGTTCATCCAGTTCCTCGTGGGCGTCGTCGTGCTGCAGGAGCCCATGCCGCTCGAGCGCTGGATCGGCTTCGGGCTCGTCTGGCTCGCGCTCCTCGTGCTGACGTTCGACCTGGTCAGGGGCGCCAGGGGCGCCAGGGCCGCCCGGAGGCAGGTCGTCGAGCTCACCTGA
- the groES gene encoding co-chaperone GroES produces MSVSIKPLEDRIVIKQVEAEQTTASGLVIPDTAKEKPQEGEVVAVGPGRIDDNGNRVPLDVAVGDKVIYSKYGGTEVKFGGEDFLVLSARDVLAVVVR; encoded by the coding sequence GTGTCGGTTTCCATCAAGCCGCTCGAGGATCGCATCGTCATCAAGCAGGTCGAGGCCGAGCAGACCACCGCATCGGGTCTGGTCATCCCCGACACCGCCAAGGAGAAGCCCCAGGAGGGCGAGGTCGTGGCCGTGGGCCCCGGTCGCATCGATGACAACGGCAACCGTGTTCCGCTCGACGTGGCCGTCGGCGACAAGGTGATCTACTCCAAGTACGGCGGCACCGAGGTCAAGTTCGGCGGCGAGGACTTCCTCGTGCTGTCGGCTCGCGACGTGCTCGCGGTCGTCGTCCGCTGA
- a CDS encoding DUF4190 domain-containing protein, producing the protein MTLPPEEPLRPRSVPDASVEAPGADAPRRPIDESALRAAAPSVEGAAMPMAVAPRKWDMPLDTGELRTVPTGQLLIVHRPEAFAEASDDVEEEETQRRVYSWVGAVFGVIGAAASLLVGWMLPLSIVAIIFGVLGLRREETGRTLAFVAIGTGVGGLVFSAVWIGYYAIVFGTLQI; encoded by the coding sequence ATGACGCTGCCCCCCGAGGAGCCGTTGCGGCCCCGTTCGGTTCCGGATGCCTCCGTCGAGGCGCCCGGTGCCGATGCGCCGCGGCGGCCGATCGACGAGTCCGCGCTCCGCGCTGCGGCCCCGTCGGTCGAGGGGGCGGCCATGCCGATGGCGGTCGCACCGCGCAAGTGGGACATGCCGCTCGACACGGGCGAGCTGCGCACGGTGCCGACGGGTCAGTTGCTCATCGTGCACCGGCCCGAGGCGTTCGCCGAGGCATCCGACGACGTCGAAGAGGAAGAGACCCAGCGCCGCGTCTACAGCTGGGTCGGTGCCGTCTTCGGCGTCATCGGGGCTGCGGCGTCGCTCCTGGTCGGCTGGATGCTGCCGCTGTCGATCGTCGCGATCATCTTCGGCGTGCTGGGGCTGCGCCGTGAGGAGACCGGCCGTACGCTCGCGTTCGTCGCGATCGGCACCGGCGTCGGCGGCCTGGTCTTCTCGGCCGTGTGGATCGGCTACTACGCGATCGTGTTCGGCACGCTTCAGATCTGA
- a CDS encoding DUF4190 domain-containing protein, translating into MSDPTTPADGTNPTASTPDVPSAPDVPEVPSAPIPPAAPEPPAAPEPPVAPEPPAPPSFGASDPAPAAQPYGSTPPAAPPAYGSTPPAAPPAYGAPAAAAYGAPGSSAGSPSYAPAGPAKATPVYSLISLIAGIVGLVGFFVVFIPFVGGIMQIFIPAAAVVLGFIGRKREPAAKGMWLTGIILGFVGIAIGLISLLFWALIFASADPYYY; encoded by the coding sequence ATGAGCGATCCGACGACTCCCGCCGACGGCACGAATCCCACCGCGTCGACGCCCGACGTGCCGAGCGCGCCCGACGTGCCCGAGGTGCCCAGCGCCCCGATCCCGCCCGCCGCGCCCGAGCCGCCGGCAGCGCCGGAACCCCCGGTCGCGCCCGAGCCTCCGGCTCCGCCCTCGTTCGGCGCGTCGGATCCCGCTCCGGCCGCGCAGCCCTACGGCAGCACCCCGCCGGCCGCCCCGCCCGCCTACGGCAGCACGCCGCCCGCGGCACCGCCCGCATACGGCGCTCCCGCGGCCGCGGCATACGGCGCGCCCGGGTCATCCGCCGGCTCGCCGTCGTACGCTCCGGCGGGTCCCGCGAAGGCGACGCCGGTCTACAGCCTCATCTCGCTCATCGCGGGCATCGTCGGGCTCGTCGGGTTCTTCGTGGTGTTCATCCCGTTCGTCGGCGGCATCATGCAGATCTTCATCCCGGCGGCGGCGGTCGTGCTCGGCTTCATCGGCCGCAAGCGCGAGCCTGCCGCGAAGGGCATGTGGCTCACCGGCATCATCCTCGGGTTCGTCGGCATCGCGATCGGCCTGATCTCGCTGCTGTTCTGGGCGCTGATCTTCGCATCCGCGGACCCGTATTACTACTGA
- a CDS encoding DUF4190 domain-containing protein gives MTDPNVPNPSGETPEVPAAPAAPAAPEAAPVPPVAPPAPPAPPAAPAAPAYAAPPAPAAPAYGATGAYAATAPAYGAPAPAKTNVLAIVSLVASIIGFFTGIGFLVGIVCGHISLSQIKKTAEQGRGMAIAGLVIGYIGIVITIIVTIVFFVFLAALSASYDYTY, from the coding sequence GTGACCGACCCCAACGTTCCCAACCCGTCCGGCGAGACGCCCGAGGTCCCCGCGGCACCCGCGGCTCCGGCCGCGCCCGAGGCGGCTCCGGTTCCGCCGGTCGCACCGCCCGCCCCGCCCGCACCTCCGGCTGCGCCTGCCGCACCGGCATACGCCGCCCCGCCCGCTCCCGCGGCGCCCGCCTACGGCGCCACCGGAGCGTACGCCGCGACCGCGCCCGCCTACGGCGCGCCGGCCCCGGCGAAGACCAACGTGCTCGCGATCGTCTCGCTCGTGGCCTCGATCATCGGCTTCTTCACGGGCATCGGGTTCCTGGTCGGCATCGTCTGCGGACACATCTCCCTCAGCCAGATCAAGAAGACGGCCGAGCAGGGCCGCGGCATGGCGATCGCGGGCCTCGTCATCGGCTACATCGGCATCGTGATCACGATCATCGTCACGATCGTCTTCTTCGTGTTCCTCGCCGCACTCTCGGCGTCGTACGACTACACGTACTGA
- the tsaD gene encoding tRNA (adenosine(37)-N6)-threonylcarbamoyltransferase complex transferase subunit TsaD encodes MNRDAPLVLGIETSCDETGVGIVRGTTLLANVIASSMDEHARYGGVVPEVAARAHLEALGPSIDAALAASGVSLEDLDAVAVTSGPGLAGALMVGVGAAKALALAIEKPIYAVNHLVGHVGADLLDADAPLETPTIALLVSGGHTSLLLVRDLVSDVELLGETIDDAAGEAFDKVARVLGLPYPGGPEIDRAAIGGDPSAIRFPRGLTQPKDQAAHRHDFSFSGLKTAVARWVEQREAAGEPVPVADVAASFREAVADVLVTKAIAACTELGVPRLLLGGGVVANARLRELAQQRADAAGVALRVPPLSLCTDNGAMIAALGAQLIMAGHAPSGLSFGADSTLPATEVQVA; translated from the coding sequence ATGAACCGCGACGCCCCGCTCGTGCTCGGCATCGAGACCTCCTGCGACGAGACCGGCGTCGGCATCGTCCGCGGCACGACCCTGCTGGCGAACGTCATCGCCTCGTCGATGGACGAGCACGCGCGCTACGGCGGCGTCGTGCCCGAGGTCGCGGCCCGCGCCCACCTCGAGGCGCTCGGGCCGAGCATCGACGCCGCGCTCGCGGCATCCGGTGTCTCGCTCGAGGATCTCGACGCCGTCGCCGTCACGAGCGGGCCCGGACTCGCGGGTGCCCTCATGGTCGGCGTCGGTGCGGCCAAAGCCCTCGCCCTCGCGATCGAGAAGCCGATCTACGCCGTGAACCACCTCGTGGGCCACGTCGGCGCAGACCTGCTCGACGCCGATGCGCCGCTCGAGACGCCGACGATCGCCCTGCTCGTCTCGGGCGGGCACACGTCGCTGCTCCTCGTGCGCGACCTCGTCTCCGACGTCGAGCTGCTCGGCGAGACGATCGACGACGCGGCGGGCGAGGCCTTCGACAAGGTCGCCCGCGTGCTCGGCCTGCCCTACCCGGGCGGCCCCGAGATCGATCGGGCCGCGATCGGCGGCGACCCCTCGGCGATCCGGTTCCCGCGCGGACTCACGCAGCCGAAAGACCAGGCGGCCCACCGCCACGACTTCAGCTTCTCGGGCCTGAAGACGGCCGTCGCCCGCTGGGTCGAGCAGCGCGAGGCGGCCGGCGAGCCGGTACCGGTGGCGGATGTCGCGGCGAGCTTCCGAGAGGCCGTCGCCGATGTGCTCGTGACCAAGGCGATCGCCGCGTGCACCGAGCTCGGCGTGCCCCGCCTGCTGCTCGGCGGCGGCGTCGTGGCGAACGCGCGACTGCGGGAGCTCGCGCAGCAGCGGGCGGACGCCGCGGGCGTGGCCCTTCGCGTGCCGCCGTTGTCGCTCTGCACCGACAACGGGGCGATGATCGCGGCGCTCGGCGCGCAGCTCATCATGGCCGGGCACGCCCCGTCGGGCCTGTCGTTCGGTGCCGATTCGACGCTGCCCGCGACCGAGGTGCAGGTCGCCTGA
- the rimI gene encoding ribosomal protein S18-alanine N-acetyltransferase encodes MSVLMRRARIADVEAIMALERETFVTDAWSEQLMRSEIEGEHGYYLVAVDDDAEPEQRLMGYAGLYAPAGTGDADVQTIAVAPFTRGIGLGRGLMHALITHARRMRVSRVFLEVRADNPIAKALYDSLGFVEIGVRRGYYQPDNVDAISMRLDVPDAVAQPAAAASTPARPGRGTATTPRGAR; translated from the coding sequence ATGAGCGTGCTGATGCGGCGGGCTCGCATCGCCGACGTCGAGGCCATCATGGCTCTCGAGCGGGAGACCTTCGTGACCGACGCCTGGTCGGAGCAGCTCATGCGTTCCGAGATCGAGGGCGAGCACGGCTACTACCTCGTCGCCGTCGACGACGACGCCGAGCCCGAACAGCGGCTCATGGGCTACGCGGGCCTCTACGCGCCGGCCGGCACCGGCGACGCCGACGTGCAGACCATCGCCGTGGCCCCGTTCACGCGGGGCATCGGCCTCGGCCGCGGCCTCATGCACGCGCTCATCACGCATGCCCGTCGCATGCGCGTCTCGCGGGTGTTCCTCGAGGTGCGCGCCGACAACCCCATCGCCAAGGCGCTCTACGACTCGCTCGGCTTCGTCGAGATCGGCGTGCGTCGCGGCTACTACCAGCCCGACAACGTCGACGCGATCAGCATGCGGCTCGACGTGCCCGACGCGGTGGCGCAGCCGGCGGCGGCCGCGTCGACGCCCGCACGGCCCGGCCGCGGCACCGCGACGACCCCCCGAGGAGCGCGATGA
- the tsaB gene encoding tRNA (adenosine(37)-N6)-threonylcarbamoyltransferase complex dimerization subunit type 1 TsaB: MLLAIDTSTGTSVAVVDHDAGVIAEVGTADTMRHAEVVGELIREALESAHLPPARLSGVAAGMGPGPFTGLRVGIAAAHAFALGIRRPFVPVVSHDAVAYTWYRDGGAGPMQVVTDARRREFAVSDYDGIDADGLPIRVHGPVLVPRNAVPERTGTRLDATLVSAGGIGMIAEFAFAAGRLPLTGDAPLYLRAPDVTPSVGKKRVLR, encoded by the coding sequence ATGCTGCTCGCGATCGACACCTCGACGGGCACGAGCGTCGCCGTGGTCGACCATGACGCCGGCGTGATCGCCGAGGTCGGCACGGCCGACACCATGCGGCACGCCGAGGTCGTCGGCGAACTCATCCGCGAGGCGCTCGAGTCCGCCCACCTCCCGCCCGCCCGGCTGTCGGGCGTGGCCGCGGGCATGGGCCCCGGTCCGTTCACCGGCCTGCGCGTCGGCATCGCCGCGGCGCACGCGTTCGCCCTCGGCATCCGCAGGCCCTTCGTTCCCGTCGTGAGCCACGACGCCGTCGCCTACACCTGGTATCGCGACGGCGGCGCCGGACCGATGCAGGTCGTGACCGACGCGCGCCGGCGGGAGTTCGCGGTGTCCGACTACGACGGCATCGACGCCGACGGACTGCCGATCCGCGTGCACGGGCCCGTGCTCGTGCCGCGCAACGCCGTGCCGGAGCGCACGGGCACGAGGCTCGACGCGACGCTCGTCTCGGCCGGCGGCATCGGCATGATCGCCGAGTTCGCGTTCGCGGCCGGTCGGCTTCCGCTCACGGGAGACGCACCGCTCTACCTGCGCGCGCCCGACGTGACCCCCTCGGTCGGCAAGAAGCGGGTGCTCCGATGA